A genomic stretch from Anomalospiza imberbis isolate Cuckoo-Finch-1a 21T00152 chromosome 9, ASM3175350v1, whole genome shotgun sequence includes:
- the GADD45A gene encoding growth arrest and DNA damage-inducible protein GADD45 alpha yields the protein MTLEELPGERRAAGRMEQAGDALEEVLSKALSQRSLTLGVYEAAKLLNVDPDNVVLCLLAAEEEEAGDAALQIHFTLLRAFCCENDINILRVSNPARLAELLLPAAGPDPPADLHCVLVTNPQASQWKDPALSQLMCFCRESRYLDQWVPVINLPER from the exons ATGACTCTGGaggagctgcccggggagcgccgcgccgccgggaG GATGGAGCAGGCGGGGGACGCGCTCGAGGAGGTGCTGAGCAAGGCGCTGAGCCAGCGGAGCCTCACCCTCGGCGTCTACGAGGCGGCCAAGCTGCTCAACGT GGACCCCGATAACgtggtgctgtgcctgctggcggccgaggaggaggaggcgggggACGCGGCGCTGCAGATCCATTTCACGCTGCTGCGGGCCTTCTGCTGCGAGAACGACATCAACATCCTGCGCGTCAGCAACCCGGCGCGCCTGgcggagctgctgctgcccgccGCGGGCCCCGACCCGCCCGCGGACCTGCACTGCGTGCTCGTCACG AACCCGCAGGCGTCGCAGTGGAAGGACCCAGCGCTGAGTCAGCTGATGTGTTTCTGTCGGGAGAGCCGGTACCTGGACCAGTGGGTGCCGGTGATCAACCTCCCGGAGCGGTga
- the GNG12 gene encoding guanine nucleotide-binding protein G(I)/G(S)/G(O) subunit gamma-12: MSGKTATTTNNIAQARRTVQQLRIEASIERIKVSKASADLMLYCEEHAKKDPLLMGIPASENPFKDKKTCILL, translated from the exons ATGTCAGGCAAGACAGCCACCACCACCAACAACATCGCCCAGGCCCGCAGGACCGTGCAGCAGCTCAGGATAGAGGCCTCCATAGAGAGGATAAAG GTGTCCAAGGCCTCGGCAGACCTCATGCTGTACTGCGAGGAGCACGCCAAGAAGGACCCGCTGCTCATGGGAATTCCAGCCTCTGAGAACCCCTTCAAGGACAAGAAAACCTGCATTTTGTTATAG